The Argonema galeatum A003/A1 DNA segment TCAAACAACTTTGCTGATTAGTTCATGGTTCATGGTTCATCAAATTAACTATGAACTATGAACCATTTATCGGAGATAAATTAGCAATATCTCAACCTGCCATATAAATTATTACTGACTAAAATCTACATTTTAAAGAATGAAATAAATTTAATGGGCAAAATTTCCGTTTTTCCAGGAGTTATATCGTGTCCGGTTGCATCGTTAGTATATGAGTGATATCGTCAAATTGTCCGTTGTCATCGTTGGTTAAATTTTTACCGCAGATGAAGACTCTGGAACGCAGATGTAGGCGCAGCCTTCCCGAAGGGTACGCAGATAAGAATAATCACACGAATTTTTTAGGTAACCGATGCGTAAGGACATGATATTAGCGGAGGCGCTCAGAATGAATGTTGCTCAAATTGAAGAGAAAAAAGCCAAGAAAAAGACATTCGCCCAGAATTTGTGGTTTTTGCATTGGTTAATGGCTGCTTGCTTTTTACTGCTATTTGCGACTGGCGCTTACATGACTGACTTGCCCAAAAAAGTATCCTATGGGGAGTCTTTATACGAGTTACACAAAACCCTTGGGGTAGTGGTGATGAGCGTACTGCTAGCTAGAATTGTTGTCCTGCTGCGGGTCATCCAACACAAGTATAGGCGGCGTCTGCCTAAGCTTACGGGGGAATGGCTGAAAACTTTCTTTTTTCACACAAGTCTATATTTTTTTATGCTTCTTGTTCCTCTCTCCGGCTATTTTTGTTCTAATTCCTATGGCTATGATGTGGTTATATTCGGCACGGATATAACTTTGCCAGACTTATTTCCAGAAAACAAAGAAGTAGCTGAATTTAGTAAAAGCCTGCATTTTTGGCTAGCTTACACTTTTCTAGCTGCGATCGCACTCCACGCGATCGACCAATGGAAATACTTGCGGGCCCAAGGGCGTCGTTTTTATACAGCGGTTAACCGCAGCACCGAAACTAACAAATAGGCCGATTGCCGGGATTCACCGCATGGATATACTCGCTACCAGAAGTAGGCCATCCTCGTTTGTAAACAGCTTCCTCTGGCTTTCCCCATCCCAGCTGCAAAATAATTTCCAAGAAATCGGACTTCTCAAACTTGCACAAACTAGCCCATTCTGTTCTATAAGAAATTATGCCCACATCAGCAGGTGCGATCGCGCGAAAGTCTTTGCCATTATTAACACTCAAGTATAAATCCATACCCGCAGTCACTTCATGCCAGAATGCCAGTAGGTCAGCTTTCGCAGCTAAGAGCGTTTCTATATCGCCGGGTAAAGCAATCAACTGGGCGTCCACTTCTGGGATTCGCAGAGTCTTGCCTTTGAGAACGATTTGCCGCCAGACAATGCCAGAAACTTGGTGTTCTCTCTGATAGCTGTGAATAGTAGCTTTAAAGTCTTGATAAGCCGTGAACTTTTGCACGCCCTCGCTTTTAATAAACTTGTCAATCAAAGGATTGCCAGAAGCCTGAACAGTCAGGTTAAGGCGCTGACCCGTCAGACAGGCTCGACGTTCGTCAGCCAAAATTTCGATCAGTTCCTCGGTGGTGTGGACTTTTGTCATGAGAAACACCATCTGGGACAGTTACGCGAACATTACTTTCTAGGATAATTGTGTATTTTGTTGGCGATCGCTTTTCTCCCCCCCTAGCCCCCCAAATCTGGGGGGAGAAGAATCCTCTTCCCCCCAGATTTGGGGGGTCGGGGGGCAAAACCAAGGTTTGTGCGTAAGTCCGTGTGTATTTTGTTGGCGATCGCACATATATAAAATAGGGCAGACACACTGGTCTGCCCCTGCACTCACTTAGCTAGTTCCGTATTGAACTCATTCACCACTCGCTGCTTCAACTCCCCAGATTCCGATCGCGGCTGCAAGTTAAACACCTTGCGGAAAGCGTCATCTACCTGCTCAAACGGCACTTGTCCCTTACCGTTGAGAACTTCCTTACCCGATTGGTCAAACAGGACAACTTGAGGCACAAAACCTTTGTAGTAATAGCCCGGTTCTGTGGGTTCGTAGGTTGATTTAGCTGGGATAGAATCCACATCCACGGGGATAATATCCGCCGCCCGTCCATAAAACTGCTGTATGTGCGAAACCACAGTCGCATATTGTTTGCTATCCCTGCTGTCATCTACGTAGAACACCAGCAGAGTCGGCTTATTTCCCTTCAAAGACTGTGCCAGAGTCACCTTTGACGGCACCAGGGAACCATTCCCGGCATAGAGGACATAAATATTGCCATCAAAGTTGTCGTCGTTTATACCCGCTAGAGCTGGTGGCGTCCCCACGATCAACAGACAACTCAGCGCTGCGAAGAGGGTCAACAGACAACTGGCAAAAATCTGCCGCCAGTAATTCAGAAAAGTCGCGATAGTCATTTTCTCCAAGAATCCTTCTACTGTGTGTCCCGATCGCAAACCTGAAGTGAAACCCCTGCTTTTAAGTATGGGGTTTCCCCTCTTCCCCTCTTCCCCCTAGCCCCTAGCCCCTAGCCCCTTTCACCGTACTTGCACTTCTCGCTTCACGTCAATCAGTACCTTACCATTTCGGATCAGGCGATATTCACCCCGCCAGACACCCGCAGTTAAGGGTTGATTACCAGATGCTCTTTTGCCAACATAACTCAGCCAAGATCGACTGGGCGATTGTAGCTCTTGTTTGCGTACAGCGAACGGTTTACCATCGGGTGCGATGAGTTGAAATTCTTGTCCATCGCCCTTAAGTACACCGTAAGCTTGCACCCAGAAGATAAGCGCGGGACTATTTTTAGGTAGTTCCGTTTCCGAAAAGCGCCCCTCCCAGATAGCTGCCATATCCGGTGGCTGAGTGGCAAAACCAGCGCGGATCGTACCTGTGGGAACATAACTTATCGGCTGTTGCCAGATGGGTTTGCGATCGACCCGACAACCTGGGCCAGCATTGGCACCAACAAACGGGTCTACGACTTTATCTTGGTAGCGGACGGTCAAGTGAACGTGAGGGAAGGAAGCTAAGCCAGACTCTCCCACCATGCCCAATACTGTACCTGCTTCAACGGAGGTATCTGGTTTGACTACAACACTGCCGTTGCGGAGATGGCAATATTGAGTCTGCCAGCCGTTACCGTGGTCTATTACGACTCCGTTACCGCATTCAATGCCTTGAACGTTGGCTTTGTCTGTTTGATCGGCTACTCTGCGATCGCTCACTCCGTCGCGCACCCGCAGAACTTTGCCCGCTGCTGCTGCTTTCACGGCGACGCCTGCTGCCATTACGCGCTCATCTGGAATGGCAAAGTCTACACCGTTGTGACCGTCGTAGGTTTGCCGACCGCAGCCAAAATCGACTTCTGTTGGGCTGGGGTCGCGATCGACGTAGTGCATGATAAAACAGTCTTGGCCTAGCGTACAGTTAATCGGTAAGGCAAGTTTGAAGGAATTTGGGGGGTTGGCAGCTATTTCAACTGGGGACGGTGCAGAGGCGATCTTTTCTTTACCGAAGCAGGCGGGGAGAAGGGTAAGCAGGAAGACAAGAAATGCTGTAGTCAGAAGGGACTTTTTCATTGGTTTGATGATTGATTTCAACTGCTACGACTAAAGAAAATTGCAGCTAGGACAATTAAACCCAAAAGTGCTAAAGGCACCCACAAATTAATAAGCTCGGACATATTAGTTCCTTTTGTCTTGGCAATAACATCTATAAATTAATAATTTTGATTATATATCTCAGGACTTACGCATTTGTCCCCCCTAACCCCCCAAATCTGGGGGGGACAAGACTTTTTCTCCCCCAGATTTGGGGGCTGGGGGGCAAATGCGTAAGCCATATATCTTTAAAATATAAAGTAACTTTTATGAGAGAGCCAACTATGACAGCGACCGACGCAGTGATATGGCTACAAGAACGAACAGCCCTGAGTGTGCTGTCGGAGAGGGTATTGGAGGCGATCGCACAAGTTTTAGAAGAAAAAGTCGTAGCGGCGCACACCCGCGTCGTAATGGAGGACACCCCACCCGAAGGTCTTTATATTCTAAAACGAGGACGGCTGGAAGGCGATCGCACCAATCAAACTGGTTCTGTGTGGGCTGTTAGTTTACTACCGGGTGCGATCGTACACTTACAGGAGCTGCTGTTTGGGCAATTGGCGCAGAGGACTGTAAGAGCGATCGGCGAAAGTCAGTTGTGGTTTATTCCAGCCGACAAATTTCGCCAATTAGTAGCAGAATACCCCGAAATTACGCAGGCTTTTTCACAGCAACTAGCAATGGAACTAGCTCAGATATCTTCTCAGCTAGCTTATGAGCAAGAACGTCAAACCATCTTGCGACCTTATCTAGTAACAAAAGCCAAACGGGGTATTGTAGGCAAAAGTCGCTATGCAGTGCGTTTGCGGCAGCAAATTAAAGAAGCAACTGAAGATCGCGGTTCAGCGGTAATTTTTGGGGAACCTGGACTCGAAAAGGACAACATCGCTGCTCTAATTCATTTCGCTTCTCCTCAGCGGCGAGAACCGATGATTAAAATAGATTGCAGTAAGTTGCAAGCAAACGGTGCAGAATTATTTGGTCGTGTTGGCAGCAAACCTGGTTTAATCGAATGGCTAGGCGAAGGAACTTTACTGCTCAACAACATCCAAGAACTTCCCTCAGAATTGATGCCCAAAATAGCGAACTTGCTGGAAACCGGAAACTACGCACCCGTCGGTGGAGAAGAACACAATCCAAAATCGCCATGTTTGGCACGCATTTTGATGATATCTGAAAAAACGCTGCCCAAGATCGATCGCCTAGTTACTCATTTAATTAAAGTCCCGCCGCTGCGAGTGCGAAAAACCGATATTAGCGACCAGATGGAATACTACATTCGGTTGTTTTGTCGAGCCAAAGGTATTGCCAACCCTCACATAACCTCAGAAGCTTTGCGGTGGTTACAAGCGTATGATTTTCCGGGCAATTTCCGAGAATTGGAAGGGTTGGTGCAACGAGCGCTTGTTCAGTCTGCTGGTACTAAAGAACTAACCGAAGAAGTATTTTGGTCGTTACAAACCAAGAAAAAACAATTTCGCGTCAATCTTTTAAATTCCTATCCTTGGCTGCGAAGATTTTTACGCAGTGAATGGTGGCCCGATCGGATAAATTATGGATTCACATTGGGATTTTTTGCGATCGTTGTCGCCCTATTATTTCTAGGCCCTCAACATCGCAATGAAAACGTTGCTTTAAATCTATTTTGGGCTTGGTGGTGGCCGTTAATTCTGATCGGTTTTCCCTTTGTAGGACGCCTGTGGTGCGCTGTTTGTCCCTTCATGATTTATGGGGAAGTCACACAAAAACTTTCCCTGTGGCTTTGGCCTCGTCAGCTAAAACGCTGGCCGCGACAGTCAGCCGAAAAATGGGGAGGATGGTTTTTGTTTGGCTTATTTGTCTTAATTTTTCTGTGGGAAGAACTCTGGCATTTAGAGGATACGGCTTACCTCTCCGCCTGTTTGCTGCTGTTAATTACTGCGGGAGCAATGATTTTTTCGGCAATTTTTGAGCGCCGGTTTTGGTGTCGGTATCTGTGTCCAATTGGGGGAATGAATGGGCTGTTTGCAAAGTTATCGATGATTGAATTAAGGGCGCAGCAGGGAACTTGTTCTGCTGAATGCACCACTTATCAATGTTACAAAGGTGGGCCTCAAAAAGGTGAAGGTTTGGAGACTAATGGCTGTCCTCTGTATACTCATCCAACGCACTTGGAAGATAACAAAGATTGCGTACTTTGCATGACTTGTCTCAAGGCTTGTCCCCATCGATCGGTTGAGTTAAATTTGCGTCCTCCCGGCATTGAACTTTGGACAACTCATGTGCCTCATGCCTATGAAGTGGCGCTGTTGTTGTTACTTTTAGGTGGAATTTTTATTCACCGCTTGCCAGAGTTGCAATATTTGCTGGGATTGAATTTAGATTTAAGTCAGTTTTGGCCGCATTTGGGATTTTCTTTGGCAGTTTTAATCGTGCCTGCACTGGTTCCACTGTTGGGTTATAGCTTGATTCAATTGTTTCATGGTTTGGTAAAGCCCCGCTCGTTTGTAGAGTTGGCTTATGGTTATTTGCCGCTGGTTTTGGGGGGAAACTTAGCCCATTATTTGCGGCTGGGTTTAGGCGAAGGAGGACGAATTTTACCTTTAACTTTCGCGACTTTTGGCCTCAGTGGTGAGGATTTGCCCGTGTTGGTAGCTCATCAGGCTGTAATTGCGTTTTTGCAAGGAACAACGCTGATTTTTTCGGTGCTTTTGACGATACTTTTGACGCAAAAGATTGCTCATCAACCGCTGCGGTTCCTGCTACCCCAACATCTGGCTGCTGTGGTTTTGGGAGCAAGTCTGTGGGCTATTATTGTCGTCAGCTAATTACTGCTTGACTATAGAAACCCGGTTTCTTGAAGAAACCGGGTTTCTGGGGTGCTATATACTGCTTGTCCTATCAGTAAAATAAAATACTAGATAATACTTATGAAAATCGGCAATTACAAAGAGTTATACACGATCGGTCACTCAAATCTCAGTATTGAAGCTTTTATTTTGTTACTTCAGCAACATGGAATTACGGCAGTGGCAGATGTGCGATCGCATCCCTACAGTCGTCGCTTACCCCACTTCAGTCAACCCGCCTTAAAAGCCTCATTACAAAACATTGGCATTCGCTACGTTTTCCTGGGTCGCGAATTAGGCGCAAGACCCGAAGATTTAACTTGTTACGATAATACTGGCAAAGCGCTTTACGAAAGAATTGCCGCAACCAACCTATTTGCCGAAGGAATTCAGCGTTTAGTCAAAGGCGCAGAAACTTACAAAATTGCCATGATGTGTGCCGAAAAAGACCCAATTACTTGTCATCGCACTATTTTAGTTTGCCGCCGACTGAGAAAATTTGAAGTACAGATTAATCATATTTTCTCAGATGGTAACTTAGAATCGCAAGAGCAACTAGAAAATAGGCTCTTAGGCAAGTTTAACAAAAATTTGCATCAGCCAATTCAATTAAGTCTATTTGAATTGCCAAAGGATGAAATTGACATAGAAGAAGCTTATAATCGACAAGGTAATGAAATCGCTTATGTCAAAGAAAACCATGAATAAAGAGATTAACTTATTTACGATCGGCTTTACCCAAAAAAGCGCCGAGCAATTTTTTGAGACTTTACTCAAAGCAGGAGTTCAGCGAGTCATAGACACACGCCTGAATAATGTTTCCCAGTTAGCAGGATTTGCAAAACGCAAAGACTTAGAGTATTTTCTCCGAAAAGTTGGCAATATCGAATACGTTCACATTTTAGACTTAGCACCAACCAAAGATATCCTTGATGCCTATAAAAAGAACGGCGGTGCTTGGGATACATACGAAAAACAATTTGTAGATTTAATGGTCAAACGCCAAATCGAAGATAAAGTTTCACCAGATATTTTAAATGGAGGATGTCTGCTATGTAGCGAAGCAAAACCACATAATTGCCATCGCCGATTAGTTGCCGAATATTTAAAAGATAAGTGGAAAAATGTAAAAATATGCCATCTATGACAAGAATAATTTGCCTTGCGAATTCATGGAAGCGAGGCGAGAGGTGCATCGCTGGAATTACACCGATGAAAGGACAATGGATTCGTGCTGTTTCCGATTTACCAGATGGTCAAGTTCCCAGAGAAATGCGATCGATAGGTGGATTAGAACCAGCATTATTAGATATTTTAGAAATTCCTTTAGCCAAAACAGGGCCAGATTACGGTTTCGAGAGCGAAAACCTTTCTATCTTGCCGGGAAAATGGCAGCGATCGGCCCAAGTTCCCCCTGCCTACCTACTCAAATATTGTAGCAAAGAGGAATATATTTTGCACAACGATGAGAGATATGTAGAAGTCCCATATTTGCAATCATTGCCTTTTGATCAGCGGCGCACTTTGGAACTGGTAAAAGCCGTAGAAATATCGGTTAAACCTCTTGGTGTGAAATATGAGGGTAGTCAGAAATGGTCAGGTACAATTGTCACTGAAAATGGTCAAACATTGACAACAACTATCACAGATCCGGTATTTGTGAGAAAATTGGATTTAGGATATCGTCCGAAAAATCATTGTTTGGTAACAGTTAGTTTGAGTATGCCTTGGCGACCTCCCGATTGGAAAACAGGCGATCCTTGTTGGAAATTGATCGCGGGGGTGATAGAGTTGCCTGATTCTGCGAAGAAGAAAGTAGAGGTAAAAAGCGATGAATATGACGATCTGCCGTTTTGAAGTTCAGATGGTATGATTGTTTTATGTAGTGGCAGCAATGGAATTGAGATTATGACATCCAAAATTTATTCAGTAAACCAAAAAGAAAAGGAAAATTTGCCTAGTTTACCAGTACCACAATCATTTTACAAAGATAATCCGCAATGGGCTAATGCCAGCTTTAAAATTGAGGTTTTATCTGACAACACTCTCCTGGTGAAGTTAGTGTCCGAAGATGATGAAGATGAAGAAGAGGAAGACCCCAAAATGTTGCGACTATTCCTAGAGGCGCTGATGGCAGATGCGATCGAAGATCCGTCTATTCTTGTCCCTTATACAGAGGAAATGAAAGCGGAAGCAGATGCACTTTTAGAGGGAGTCATAGTAGAAGAATGAGTTATCTTATTTTCAACGGGTGGAATATCCGCTTCCACCATTTTGTGATATTTTACAACTAAATTAGCTGTTTGTAGCTTAAAATAGGATATACTGGTTTTGGATAGTGAGGAGATTAGAGTAATTGATGCGAAAGTTAATAAAAGTTTTGGCCAATTGGACTATTCCTGCTATACTCGGCGGTTTAGTTACTCTCGGAGTTATTCAATTTCAAACCAGAGTAAAATATTTAGATTTTGGAATTGATACATATAATCTTATTGACTCATCAACACAAAAGCTTCCCAATGATAAACTAAAAATAGTTTTTGATAACGACAGTAAAAATCCTGTTAATAAAATTAGCCAAATTAAGGTTTCTATTTATAACTTTTCCGATCAAGACTATGAAAATATTTCTTTGTATATCGAAATAGCTCCCAAATTTCCATCAAGTAAAGAATTGAAAATAATACCTACTCAAGCAATAGCTGTTTCTCCTGAAAATGCTGATAAAGTAGCTCAAAGATCACGACCAATTAACCTGAAAGGCCAACGATATGGCTATAAAATTAAAATCCTGAACAGAACTGATAAAATTGAGCAGCCTGCCTTTGAAGCAATCTATACAGTTATTGGAGAAAAGGCAGAAAATATTATAGTCAAGCCAGATTTAGTTGTCAAAAGTCTAAAAGTCAGAGAATTTGCTTACGAAAATTTTTTGGCTAAAAACAATTGGTGGAATTACTTATTAATTAAGTTTCCTTTGGTTACATTAATGCCTGGTGTTGTAATATACTGGTTAATGGAAGTACAATATCCAAGATCGAATTATATCAAAAAAGAAAATAACAAAATTAATTCTTTGAAAGAAATATTTGCTCAACCAGGAGAGATGGATAAACTTAAACAGCAGCAGTCTCCCTCTGCAATGGCAGAGCATTTAATTGGAACTTATTTTGTCTTTAATTTTGAAAATTTTGACAAAAATTTTTCGGACTATCTAACTAATAATTTATCTCAACCGGGAGAAATGGATAAGCTCAAGCAACAACCATCTCCATCTGCAATGGCAGATTTTATTGTTAATTATTTCCATCAATTTCGATTAAAAAATACCGATCAAGAAGAGTTATCTTATCTTATAGATAAGCTTTCTCAACCGGGAGAAATGGACAAACTGAAGCAGCATTCTTCTCCATTAATAGTGGCAGACTATATTTTAAAAACATATCGAGAAGTTGCTTGGAAAAATATTCCTTGGTGGGAAAAGTGGCTTAGTAAAATAGCAGAACCTTAACTTTTTAAACTCGTATATCCTTAATTTTAATATCATTTGGTGCGAGAAAGTCAAAATATTCTTCTAACTGCATTTTTCATACCTCCCTTAAGCTTATTTTCTGCGATAAACGTCGCAGCGGTGTCCAACTTGCACTATAATGACGACAAGACGATCGTCCTCGACCCGATAAATTACCCGATACTTTCCCACGCGAATTCGCAAAAGTCCTTTATATCCTTGCATTGCTTTAACTCCGGGTGGACGCGGATTTATAGCTAATGCTTCAAAGGCTTTATCTATGCGCTCTCGAACCTGTAGAGGTAGTGCATCTAGCTCTCGCTTGGCGCTAGGAAGAATTTCAATTTGATAACTCACGCTAACCCCAACTCCTTGCGAACTTGTTCATAAGGAATTGGAACTTCATTAGGATCTTCCAATCGTCGTTTAGCTTCCTCTAAATCGATCTCGTCTTCTAACTTTTCAATCAAACGCTCTAACAACCAAAATTCTTCGATCGGAATTATAGCTGCCACATCCTTGCCGTCTTTACTTAAAATCACCGACTCTTCATCGTCAGCAACTCGATCGACTATTTCATCAAAGTTATCTCGAACTTCTGTTGCAGTCATCCTGATGATGGAATTATTCTCGATCGTTTGTTCTTCAATGATTCCCAGTTCCATTTTATTTTTCCCAACTCTTGTAAAATTTGAGCGTTGATTAAATTACATATTAATATCATAGCATTAAATCAATCCAATGACACAATATAACATTAAGTGATAAAATTGATCTAAGTAAAATCAAAATTATATTATGAATATAAAATGGAAGGATTGAAAAATGAACAATTTCGCCTTTGATTACCCATCAATACAAATAGGCCATTCTCTCATTTTACAAGCAGACTGTTTCGAGTGGCTAAATCGAATGCCGGAAAATAGCATTCATGCAGTTGTGACAGATCCGCCTTATGGTGTGAAAGAGTATGATTTCGAGCAAATTGCCAAACGGGAAAACGGAAATGGTGGAGTTTGGAGAATTCCACCTTCGTTTGATGGACATCAGCGATCGCCTTTGCCAAGATTTACCGCACTCACTCAGAAAGAAAGAGAAAAATTGAAGTGCTTTTTCATGGAGTTGGCTCAATTAATAATGCGCGTTATACTCCCTGGCGGTCATGTTTTTATTGCCAGTAACGCCTTTCTTTCTCAGTTAGTTTTTGCTGCTTTAGTTGCTGGTGGCTTAGAATTTCGCGGTGAATTAATTCGACTGGTGAGAACGCTTCGCGGTGGCGATCGCCCAAAAAATGCCGAACAAGAATTTCCCAATGTATCGTCAATGCCTCGTGGATGTTACGAACCTTGGGGTATTTTCCGCAAGCCGATACCTTCAGGGATGAAAGTTAGCGATTGCTTGCGAAAATTTCAAACTGGAGGATTAAGAAGAAACGCCGATAGCAACCCATTTAATGATGTAATTTTCAGCGAAAGAACACCTCAGGAAGAACGGGAAATAGCCAATCATCCAAGCATCAAACCCCAGTCTTTTATGCGCCAAGTAGTTTATGCTTCTCTTCCTCTAGGTGAAGGAATTATTGTCGATCCTTTTATGGGTTCAGGTTCCACAGTCGCAGCAGCAGAAGCAGTTGGTGTTTCCTGTATTGGTATTGAGAGATATCCCGAATATTACGAAATGAGTCGCATTGCTATTTCTAAATTGGCAGCAATGGATATTTCATCGCAAAAGACTGATTTCAAAAAGCCAATTGAAGAGATAGAACACCAGCAATTGACATTATGGTAAACTAGGTTCTTGATAAATCCAATTTGCCATCATTTTATGGTAGCCAGAATTGTTGACACTGGCGGTAATGGTGCGACGACTATTTCCCGATCGCCCCGAAAAAGACCAATCATTTTTGTTCAGCATCGCCCCACAAACTTTCACAAAACGAAAAGGTTTTGGCTGAATATTTTTAACAGCATCACTAGGACGGTTGCTATCAAACACAAATACCATCAACCAAATTGCTTCTGGGTTGTGACCTTGCCATCCTCTCAAATAGCGAGAAGCTTTAACTTCTATACCTTCGCTAGCATATTGAACGGCATTATTAGGAAACATTCCTGCCGGAATTAGATCGGGATGACCGTTATGATATTGATTTTTAGCAATAGTGGAACAATATTTAGGGAGACTTGTAATCATAAATTCGCCAACTAAACTGCTAAAGTTGGCTGGCATTAGCATAGTCTCAAAGCGTTCTAATCCTCTTCCATATAATTGTTAATTGATGAAACCTAAAAAATCAACAAAATCATTCATTGCCAGCCGAATATGTTCCGTGGTACAGCTATACGTATTCGCATTAGGATTAAATCCGTTAGGAGCGACGGGGTGAGGTTCGCAAGCGATCGCATCCAGATTTTCACTCATTCATCCCTCACTATTCTGCAATATTTTTCTAATTCGTTCCCGAAACAAACGCACAGCGGATCTTTGCCCAATACTTATACTTTGCTCGATAAAACCAGGCACTTCTGCAATAGGTAAAAATGGAAAAGCCAAACTTGTATCAGTTTGCTCATATCTCCCCTCGACAAGTTGATAAACTTGCAAACTTTGGTTACGATATCTCCACAATTCAGGCACTCC contains these protein-coding regions:
- a CDS encoding DNA-methyltransferase; the encoded protein is MNNFAFDYPSIQIGHSLILQADCFEWLNRMPENSIHAVVTDPPYGVKEYDFEQIAKRENGNGGVWRIPPSFDGHQRSPLPRFTALTQKEREKLKCFFMELAQLIMRVILPGGHVFIASNAFLSQLVFAALVAGGLEFRGELIRLVRTLRGGDRPKNAEQEFPNVSSMPRGCYEPWGIFRKPIPSGMKVSDCLRKFQTGGLRRNADSNPFNDVIFSERTPQEEREIANHPSIKPQSFMRQVVYASLPLGEGIIVDPFMGSGSTVAAAEAVGVSCIGIERYPEYYEMSRIAISKLAAMDISSQKTDFKKPIEEIEHQQLTLW
- a CDS encoding DUF488 family protein, with translation MNKEINLFTIGFTQKSAEQFFETLLKAGVQRVIDTRLNNVSQLAGFAKRKDLEYFLRKVGNIEYVHILDLAPTKDILDAYKKNGGAWDTYEKQFVDLMVKRQIEDKVSPDILNGGCLLCSEAKPHNCHRRLVAEYLKDKWKNVKICHL
- a CDS encoding cytochrome b gives rise to the protein MNVAQIEEKKAKKKTFAQNLWFLHWLMAACFLLLFATGAYMTDLPKKVSYGESLYELHKTLGVVVMSVLLARIVVLLRVIQHKYRRRLPKLTGEWLKTFFFHTSLYFFMLLVPLSGYFCSNSYGYDVVIFGTDITLPDLFPENKEVAEFSKSLHFWLAYTFLAAIALHAIDQWKYLRAQGRRFYTAVNRSTETNK
- a CDS encoding sigma 54-interacting transcriptional regulator; translation: MTATDAVIWLQERTALSVLSERVLEAIAQVLEEKVVAAHTRVVMEDTPPEGLYILKRGRLEGDRTNQTGSVWAVSLLPGAIVHLQELLFGQLAQRTVRAIGESQLWFIPADKFRQLVAEYPEITQAFSQQLAMELAQISSQLAYEQERQTILRPYLVTKAKRGIVGKSRYAVRLRQQIKEATEDRGSAVIFGEPGLEKDNIAALIHFASPQRREPMIKIDCSKLQANGAELFGRVGSKPGLIEWLGEGTLLLNNIQELPSELMPKIANLLETGNYAPVGGEEHNPKSPCLARILMISEKTLPKIDRLVTHLIKVPPLRVRKTDISDQMEYYIRLFCRAKGIANPHITSEALRWLQAYDFPGNFRELEGLVQRALVQSAGTKELTEEVFWSLQTKKKQFRVNLLNSYPWLRRFLRSEWWPDRINYGFTLGFFAIVVALLFLGPQHRNENVALNLFWAWWWPLILIGFPFVGRLWCAVCPFMIYGEVTQKLSLWLWPRQLKRWPRQSAEKWGGWFLFGLFVLIFLWEELWHLEDTAYLSACLLLLITAGAMIFSAIFERRFWCRYLCPIGGMNGLFAKLSMIELRAQQGTCSAECTTYQCYKGGPQKGEGLETNGCPLYTHPTHLEDNKDCVLCMTCLKACPHRSVELNLRPPGIELWTTHVPHAYEVALLLLLLGGIFIHRLPELQYLLGLNLDLSQFWPHLGFSLAVLIVPALVPLLGYSLIQLFHGLVKPRSFVELAYGYLPLVLGGNLAHYLRLGLGEGGRILPLTFATFGLSGEDLPVLVAHQAVIAFLQGTTLIFSVLLTILLTQKIAHQPLRFLLPQHLAAVVLGASLWAIIVVS
- a CDS encoding DUF488 family protein, which translates into the protein MKIGNYKELYTIGHSNLSIEAFILLLQQHGITAVADVRSHPYSRRLPHFSQPALKASLQNIGIRYVFLGRELGARPEDLTCYDNTGKALYERIAATNLFAEGIQRLVKGAETYKIAMMCAEKDPITCHRTILVCRRLRKFEVQINHIFSDGNLESQEQLENRLLGKFNKNLHQPIQLSLFELPKDEIDIEEAYNRQGNEIAYVKENHE
- a CDS encoding type II toxin-antitoxin system RelE family toxin, giving the protein MSYQIEILPSAKRELDALPLQVRERIDKAFEALAINPRPPGVKAMQGYKGLLRIRVGKYRVIYRVEDDRLVVIIVQVGHRCDVYRRK
- a CDS encoding thylakoid membrane photosystem I accumulation factor, producing the protein MTIATFLNYWRQIFASCLLTLFAALSCLLIVGTPPALAGINDDNFDGNIYVLYAGNGSLVPSKVTLAQSLKGNKPTLLVFYVDDSRDSKQYATVVSHIQQFYGRAADIIPVDVDSIPAKSTYEPTEPGYYYKGFVPQVVLFDQSGKEVLNGKGQVPFEQVDDAFRKVFNLQPRSESGELKQRVVNEFNTELAK
- a CDS encoding M23 family metallopeptidase translates to MKKSLLTTAFLVFLLTLLPACFGKEKIASAPSPVEIAANPPNSFKLALPINCTLGQDCFIMHYVDRDPSPTEVDFGCGRQTYDGHNGVDFAIPDERVMAAGVAVKAAAAGKVLRVRDGVSDRRVADQTDKANVQGIECGNGVVIDHGNGWQTQYCHLRNGSVVVKPDTSVEAGTVLGMVGESGLASFPHVHLTVRYQDKVVDPFVGANAGPGCRVDRKPIWQQPISYVPTGTIRAGFATQPPDMAAIWEGRFSETELPKNSPALIFWVQAYGVLKGDGQEFQLIAPDGKPFAVRKQELQSPSRSWLSYVGKRASGNQPLTAGVWRGEYRLIRNGKVLIDVKREVQVR
- a CDS encoding type II toxin-antitoxin system Phd/YefM family antitoxin, which encodes MELGIIEEQTIENNSIIRMTATEVRDNFDEIVDRVADDEESVILSKDGKDVAAIIPIEEFWLLERLIEKLEDEIDLEEAKRRLEDPNEVPIPYEQVRKELGLA
- a CDS encoding dual OB domain-containing protein; protein product: MTRIICLANSWKRGERCIAGITPMKGQWIRAVSDLPDGQVPREMRSIGGLEPALLDILEIPLAKTGPDYGFESENLSILPGKWQRSAQVPPAYLLKYCSKEEYILHNDERYVEVPYLQSLPFDQRRTLELVKAVEISVKPLGVKYEGSQKWSGTIVTENGQTLTTTITDPVFVRKLDLGYRPKNHCLVTVSLSMPWRPPDWKTGDPCWKLIAGVIELPDSAKKKVEVKSDEYDDLPF